One genomic window of Nakamurella panacisegetis includes the following:
- a CDS encoding glycosyltransferase family 39 protein encodes MISVRAARRGVLAFAAVALVIKLVLAATTYGTNDIGHWGDFLAGVRQAGPVGIYGLTFRLSFYNHPPLVGYLLQFVNLISGTGIPYRFTIRALASLADVGSAFLVFELLRRRMPLRRAQFGAIGVAVSPVLILVSGFHGNTDPTFVAFVLLSTYLLADRRMPIAAGAAIAIAIGIKIVPMVVIPALLVFALRRGRREVLRFIAGFLVTFGVTWGPALLLEFTPLRTNVIGYAGFFRSPWGIAQIGHWLGDPGWVAWYAGSGRILVVVICAVVPAVAVWRRPEVVATAIGWSLVAFLALAPTWAVQYMVWPMAASYLIGIGWATVYNATAGIILFMIYNRWSGGLPWYKASATFVVPQYELIAMLVPWLVLVVLGIRGTIRLIPRAPAGPGGTSAEVTPQGKHARPLERKEL; translated from the coding sequence GTGATCTCGGTCCGCGCGGCGCGCCGGGGGGTGCTCGCATTCGCCGCGGTGGCCCTGGTCATCAAGCTGGTGCTGGCGGCGACCACCTACGGTACGAACGACATCGGCCATTGGGGTGACTTTCTGGCCGGCGTACGTCAGGCCGGCCCGGTCGGTATCTACGGCTTGACGTTCAGGTTGTCGTTCTACAACCATCCGCCTCTCGTCGGTTATCTGCTGCAGTTCGTGAATCTGATCTCGGGGACGGGCATTCCGTATCGGTTCACGATTCGAGCATTGGCCAGTCTGGCCGACGTGGGTTCGGCATTTCTGGTCTTCGAATTGCTTCGCCGCCGAATGCCGCTGCGTCGCGCGCAGTTCGGCGCGATCGGCGTCGCCGTCAGCCCGGTCCTGATATTGGTCTCGGGCTTCCACGGCAATACGGACCCCACCTTCGTCGCGTTCGTCCTGCTGTCGACCTACCTGCTGGCCGATCGCCGGATGCCGATCGCGGCCGGCGCGGCGATCGCGATCGCGATCGGCATCAAGATCGTGCCCATGGTCGTGATCCCCGCCCTGCTGGTCTTCGCCTTGCGCCGCGGCCGACGCGAGGTGCTGCGGTTCATCGCCGGTTTCCTCGTGACGTTCGGCGTCACCTGGGGGCCGGCCCTGCTCCTGGAGTTCACCCCGCTGCGAACCAACGTCATCGGTTACGCCGGGTTCTTCCGGTCGCCCTGGGGGATCGCTCAGATCGGGCACTGGCTGGGTGACCCGGGGTGGGTCGCCTGGTACGCCGGATCCGGCCGCATCCTGGTCGTCGTGATCTGCGCAGTCGTTCCCGCGGTAGCGGTGTGGCGGAGGCCGGAGGTGGTCGCCACGGCGATCGGCTGGTCCCTGGTGGCCTTCCTGGCCCTGGCCCCGACCTGGGCCGTGCAGTACATGGTGTGGCCGATGGCCGCGTCCTACCTGATCGGCATCGGGTGGGCCACGGTCTACAACGCCACGGCCGGGATCATCCTGTTCATGATCTACAACCGGTGGAGCGGTGGGCTCCCCTGGTACAAGGCCTCGGCCACCTTCGTCGTTCCGCAGTACGAGCTGATCGCCATGCTGGTGCCCTGGCTCGTATTGGTGGTCCTCGGTATCCGTGGCACGATCAGGTTGATCCCCCGGGCCCCGGCGGGACCCGGCGGCACTTCGGCCGAGGTGACTCCCCAGGGTAAACACGCCAGGCCACTCGAGAGGAAAGAACTGTGA
- a CDS encoding class I SAM-dependent methyltransferase — MTDTSFSATPRGAKQAAAPLTPRGALRWPLIKRAMKLARPETTLEIGCGQGAMGARLVGLTPSFLAVEPDPTSFEIARARIEPRGGQVRNELTTDLPPGTTFDAVCAFEVLEHLEDDEAALAEWAHLVRPGGHLILSVPAWQHMFGTWDKAVGHYRRYSPAELSDKLRAAGFEPVTVRLYGWPLAFALEAIRNRVADGSPQLEDSTTDQTAHSGRWLQPSKRLSSLIITVGIAPFQWLQRLVPGKGNGLVALARRVR, encoded by the coding sequence ATGACCGATACGAGCTTTTCCGCGACCCCACGGGGCGCGAAGCAGGCCGCCGCGCCGTTGACCCCGCGGGGAGCCCTGCGATGGCCCCTCATCAAGCGGGCGATGAAGCTGGCCCGGCCAGAGACCACTCTGGAGATCGGCTGCGGGCAGGGGGCAATGGGCGCCCGCCTGGTCGGCCTGACCCCGTCGTTCCTGGCGGTGGAGCCGGACCCGACGTCCTTCGAGATCGCCCGGGCCCGGATCGAGCCGCGCGGCGGACAGGTGCGCAACGAGCTGACCACCGACCTGCCGCCCGGTACCACGTTCGACGCAGTGTGCGCATTCGAGGTGCTCGAACATCTCGAGGACGACGAGGCTGCGCTGGCCGAGTGGGCCCACCTGGTTCGTCCGGGCGGTCATCTGATTCTGTCGGTGCCGGCCTGGCAGCACATGTTCGGCACCTGGGACAAGGCGGTCGGTCACTACCGGAGGTACTCGCCGGCGGAGTTGAGTGACAAGCTGCGGGCGGCCGGATTCGAACCGGTCACCGTCCGCCTGTACGGCTGGCCGCTGGCGTTCGCACTGGAGGCCATCCGTAACCGCGTGGCCGACGGATCCCCGCAGTTGGAGGACTCCACCACCGACCAGACCGCGCACTCCGGGCGATGGTTGCAACCGTCCAAGCGGCTGTCATCGCTGATCATCACGGTCGGGATCGCGCCGTTCCAGTGGCTGCAGCGATTGGTACCGGGCAAGGGCAACGGGCTCGTCGCGCTGGCCCGCCGCGTGAGGTGA
- a CDS encoding glycosyltransferase, whose product MREPRARRIVVFGTYQADAHPRVRVLMEGLRAAGNNVVEINEPLGLSTAQRVSMLQKPWTAPVLPAKLLVRWVRLWRRGRAERRRNRPDVVLVGYMGHFDVHLARLVFRGSVIALDHLIFASGTALDRGARPGLVTRALALVDTLAMKAADLIVLDTIEHRSRVPERLASRAVVAAVGADSSWFGAGAAAAADPGQGEPVRVIFYGLFTPLQGAVTIGRALKALDGMGLGPKDISVTMVGSGQDLAECKDAAGADAPARWIDWVASDDLPAVVAAHHIALGIFGTTAKAAQVVPNKVYQAAAAGCAIVTSDTPPQRRVLQDHAEFVPPGDHVALASTLAALVGDRERLGRRRRQARELARDAFSGGAVIGELVARLPSVPTSESR is encoded by the coding sequence GTGAGAGAGCCACGGGCCCGCCGCATCGTCGTCTTCGGCACCTACCAGGCCGACGCGCATCCGCGGGTCCGGGTCCTGATGGAAGGACTGCGGGCGGCCGGGAACAACGTGGTCGAGATCAACGAACCGCTTGGACTTTCCACGGCTCAGCGGGTGTCGATGTTGCAGAAGCCGTGGACGGCCCCCGTGCTGCCGGCGAAACTGCTGGTCCGCTGGGTCCGGTTGTGGCGCCGCGGACGCGCGGAACGACGGCGCAACCGGCCCGATGTCGTACTGGTGGGTTACATGGGGCACTTCGACGTGCATCTGGCCCGCTTGGTCTTCCGCGGTTCGGTCATCGCGCTCGACCACCTGATCTTCGCGTCCGGGACGGCACTCGACCGCGGCGCGCGACCGGGGCTGGTCACGCGGGCCCTGGCCCTGGTGGACACCCTCGCCATGAAGGCGGCCGACCTGATCGTGCTCGACACCATCGAGCACCGGTCCAGGGTGCCGGAGCGGCTCGCATCGCGCGCCGTGGTGGCCGCGGTCGGCGCTGATTCGTCCTGGTTCGGGGCGGGCGCGGCGGCAGCGGCCGATCCAGGCCAGGGCGAACCGGTGCGGGTGATCTTCTACGGCCTGTTCACCCCCCTTCAAGGGGCGGTCACGATCGGGCGGGCTTTGAAGGCGCTGGATGGAATGGGGTTGGGCCCCAAGGACATCTCGGTGACGATGGTCGGCTCCGGTCAGGATCTGGCGGAGTGCAAGGACGCGGCCGGCGCGGATGCCCCCGCGCGCTGGATCGACTGGGTGGCCTCCGATGATCTCCCGGCCGTCGTCGCCGCTCATCACATCGCGTTGGGCATTTTCGGTACCACGGCCAAGGCCGCTCAGGTGGTGCCCAACAAGGTCTATCAGGCCGCCGCGGCCGGCTGCGCGATCGTCACCTCGGACACCCCGCCCCAGCGCCGGGTGCTGCAGGATCACGCGGAGTTCGTTCCGCCCGGAGACCACGTCGCGCTGGCGTCGACGCTGGCCGCCCTGGTGGGCGACCGGGAGCGTCTGGGGCGCCGTCGCCGTCAGGCCCGGGAGTTGGCACGCGACGCGTTCTCCGGTGGCGCCGTGATCGGCGAGTTGGTGGCTAGACTGCCATCCGTGCCCACGAGTGAGAGTCGATGA
- a CDS encoding lysylphosphatidylglycerol synthase domain-containing protein — protein sequence MVDGARDSADPDSEVGPPARRSLGQLLKVGFLVLVLAFAVYYVWRRHDEIGRAWSQVTVWPVVGSFLASAIAAWSGVPAWRTLLAGLGSPLRLKNAQRVFLTGQLGKYIPGGVWTVVAQAGLAKELNVPRARSGTASLMAILLGVVTASGLGALCLAVAGHQVIGHYWWVLLLAIPLLALLHPDVLVWFGATVSRLTKRNLPLERLTERSLLGAAGWLAGGQVFNGLAFYFLVDSISGHHTNPLLPIGLFALASVAGILVVFAPAGVGPRDAILLLGLSVVTDLGSATLIVLLSRVVLTVVDIALAAAAAGLGRRGRAEVSA from the coding sequence ATGGTGGATGGTGCGCGGGATTCGGCCGACCCCGATTCGGAGGTCGGCCCCCCGGCGCGTCGGAGCCTCGGGCAGCTGCTCAAGGTCGGTTTCCTGGTGCTGGTCCTGGCCTTCGCGGTGTATTACGTCTGGCGGCGGCACGACGAGATCGGCCGAGCCTGGAGTCAGGTCACCGTCTGGCCGGTCGTCGGCTCGTTCCTGGCCAGCGCCATCGCGGCCTGGAGCGGCGTCCCGGCCTGGCGGACTCTGCTGGCCGGCCTTGGTTCCCCGCTGCGCCTCAAGAACGCCCAACGGGTGTTCCTGACCGGCCAGCTGGGCAAGTACATCCCGGGCGGTGTCTGGACCGTTGTCGCGCAGGCCGGTCTGGCCAAGGAGCTGAACGTTCCGCGGGCGCGGAGCGGCACCGCCAGCCTGATGGCGATCCTCCTGGGGGTCGTCACCGCCTCCGGCCTCGGCGCGTTGTGCCTGGCCGTCGCCGGTCATCAGGTCATCGGCCACTACTGGTGGGTACTGCTGCTGGCCATTCCGCTGCTCGCCCTGCTGCATCCGGATGTGTTGGTGTGGTTCGGCGCCACGGTGAGCCGGCTGACCAAGCGCAATCTGCCCCTGGAACGCCTGACCGAGCGCAGCCTGCTCGGCGCGGCCGGATGGCTGGCGGGCGGCCAGGTGTTCAACGGCCTGGCGTTCTATTTCCTGGTCGATTCGATCAGTGGTCACCACACCAATCCGCTGCTGCCGATCGGCCTGTTCGCGCTGGCCTCGGTGGCCGGCATTCTGGTCGTCTTCGCCCCGGCCGGGGTCGGGCCCCGGGACGCGATCCTGCTGCTCGGCTTGTCGGTCGTCACCGATCTCGGTTCGGCGACCCTGATCGTGTTGTTGTCGCGGGTGGTGCTCACCGTGGTCGACATCGCCCTGGCGGCGGCCGCGGCCGGTCTCGGGCGTCGCGGTCGGGCCGAGGTCAGCGCGTGA
- a CDS encoding DUF885 domain-containing protein, with protein sequence MDLVTEYLKLGLRFDRVVDGFVDAYIGDPLLKQQVADEPAPDPAELSRTASRLSVRLGDTDLPADRREFLAAHLGALAVSGRRLAGEDMSFIEEVHSYFQVEISEIDVEVYAAAHREIDALLDQAGAAPNPVLAERLAAVRAQEACPPELVETAVRAIAAALRGPVVAATGLPEQETIDFDIERDVAWSGFNYYLGGFSSRVAVNADVGHRMSQFPVLVAHECYPGHHTEHCRKEKLLVDEGGQAEQTIFLVNTPQCLMAEGLGDLALTAAIGPGWGHWAADVLDGIGPRFDPELAEALEIASRPLNTVRQNAAIMLHDRGADPDDVLAYLRRWGLADEKRAGQMLRFLSDPLWRAYTSTYVEGERLLRPWLEARPAGQSAMDRFRRLLDEPLTPAAIQAEQRDLGQGAGARTGR encoded by the coding sequence ATGGATCTCGTCACCGAATACCTCAAGCTGGGGCTGCGCTTCGACCGGGTCGTCGACGGGTTCGTCGACGCATACATCGGCGACCCGCTGCTCAAGCAACAGGTGGCCGACGAACCGGCGCCGGATCCGGCCGAGTTGTCCCGCACCGCATCCAGGCTGTCGGTGCGGCTGGGCGACACCGACCTGCCGGCCGACCGGCGAGAGTTCCTCGCGGCCCATCTGGGCGCCTTGGCCGTGTCCGGACGCCGGTTGGCCGGCGAGGACATGTCGTTCATCGAAGAGGTGCACTCCTACTTCCAGGTGGAGATCAGCGAGATCGATGTCGAGGTCTACGCCGCCGCTCACCGGGAGATCGACGCCCTGCTGGACCAGGCCGGCGCCGCCCCGAATCCCGTCCTGGCCGAACGGCTGGCCGCCGTGCGGGCGCAGGAAGCGTGTCCGCCGGAACTGGTCGAGACCGCGGTGCGGGCGATCGCCGCGGCCCTGCGCGGTCCGGTCGTGGCCGCGACCGGCCTCCCCGAGCAGGAGACGATCGACTTCGACATCGAGCGAGACGTCGCCTGGAGCGGATTCAACTACTACCTGGGCGGCTTCTCCTCGCGGGTCGCGGTGAACGCGGACGTCGGGCACCGGATGAGCCAGTTCCCGGTCCTGGTCGCCCACGAGTGCTACCCCGGGCACCACACCGAGCACTGCCGGAAGGAGAAACTCCTGGTCGACGAGGGTGGTCAGGCCGAGCAGACGATCTTTCTGGTGAACACCCCGCAGTGCCTGATGGCCGAAGGACTGGGTGACCTCGCCCTCACCGCTGCCATCGGGCCCGGCTGGGGGCACTGGGCGGCCGACGTGCTCGACGGCATCGGGCCGCGCTTCGATCCCGAGCTGGCCGAGGCTCTCGAGATCGCCTCCCGCCCCCTGAACACGGTGCGGCAGAACGCCGCGATCATGCTGCATGACCGGGGGGCCGACCCCGACGACGTGCTGGCCTACCTGCGCCGCTGGGGCTTGGCCGACGAGAAGCGCGCTGGACAGATGCTTCGTTTCCTGTCCGATCCGCTCTGGCGGGCCTACACGTCGACCTATGTGGAGGGTGAGCGGTTGCTCCGGCCGTGGCTCGAGGCCCGGCCGGCTGGTCAGAGTGCCATGGACCGCTTCCGCCGGTTGCTGGACGAGCCCCTGACGCCGGCGGCGATCCAGGCGGAGCAGCGAGATCTCGGTCAGGGTGCAGGGGCCCGCACCGGCCGCTGA
- a CDS encoding isoprenyl transferase has product MRLPTLLYRVYENRLIHNLAGAEKPHHVGVIIDGNRRWARKEGMTNPNDGHRAGAAHISNLLEWCQTSGIGMVTLWLLSTDNLRRPDEELQPLLTIITEVVDDLAAPGQPWKLRIVGAMEVLPPWMVTRLTAAEMRTADRTGVEVNIAVGYGGRQEIADAVKSLLQSGADAGLSVPEVIAKLDVDAISEHLYTSGQPDPDLVIRTSGEQRLSGFLLWQSAHSEYWFYEADWPDFRRVDFLRALRDYAHRHRRFGE; this is encoded by the coding sequence GTGAGGCTTCCCACGCTGCTGTACCGGGTGTACGAGAACAGGTTGATCCACAACCTGGCCGGCGCCGAGAAGCCCCACCACGTCGGGGTCATCATCGACGGCAACCGACGGTGGGCGCGCAAGGAGGGGATGACCAACCCGAACGACGGTCACCGGGCCGGCGCCGCCCACATCTCCAACCTCCTCGAGTGGTGCCAGACCAGTGGCATCGGCATGGTCACGCTCTGGCTGCTGTCCACCGACAACCTGCGTCGGCCCGACGAGGAACTGCAACCCCTGCTGACCATCATCACCGAGGTGGTCGACGACCTGGCCGCGCCCGGCCAACCCTGGAAACTGCGGATCGTCGGGGCCATGGAGGTGCTGCCGCCGTGGATGGTCACCCGCCTGACGGCGGCCGAGATGCGGACGGCCGACCGCACCGGAGTGGAGGTCAACATCGCCGTCGGCTACGGCGGACGGCAGGAGATCGCCGATGCGGTGAAGTCGTTGCTGCAGAGTGGCGCCGACGCCGGACTCTCCGTCCCGGAAGTCATCGCCAAGCTCGATGTCGACGCGATCAGCGAGCATCTGTACACCTCCGGCCAGCCGGATCCGGACCTGGTGATCCGCACCTCGGGCGAGCAACGGTTGTCCGGGTTCCTTCTGTGGCAGAGCGCCCATTCGGAGTACTGGTTCTACGAGGCGGACTGGCCGGACTTTCGCCGGGTCGACTTCCTGCGGGCCCTTCGCGACTACGCCCACCGCCACCGCCGGTTCGGCGAATAG
- the trhA gene encoding PAQR family membrane homeostasis protein TrhA, with protein MMPATPPPPAIARPRARGWIHWYSALVGGVLGILLIVMAATTVGSKAAVACSVYAVTIVGLFGISATYHRHTWVSVRARTWMKRADHSMIFVFIAGTYTPLAVLAVPGTFGKVLLIIVWAGAAGGVALKMFLPHSPRWVGVPFYIGLGWVAIFAMPEILHAGGVAVVVLVIAGGLLYTVGAVFYGLRKPNLWPGIFGYHELFHACVTLAAACHYVAIFLVLYPG; from the coding sequence ATGATGCCCGCAACGCCGCCGCCCCCAGCGATCGCGAGGCCACGCGCCCGCGGATGGATCCACTGGTACTCCGCGCTGGTCGGTGGGGTGCTGGGCATTCTGCTGATCGTGATGGCCGCGACCACCGTCGGCAGCAAGGCGGCCGTCGCCTGCTCCGTCTACGCCGTGACGATCGTCGGCCTGTTCGGCATCAGCGCCACCTACCACCGTCATACCTGGGTCTCCGTGCGGGCGCGGACCTGGATGAAGCGGGCCGACCACTCGATGATCTTCGTGTTCATCGCCGGCACCTACACGCCGCTCGCCGTGCTGGCCGTCCCGGGCACGTTCGGCAAGGTGCTGCTCATCATCGTCTGGGCCGGAGCCGCCGGCGGCGTCGCGCTGAAGATGTTCCTGCCGCACTCACCACGGTGGGTCGGGGTTCCGTTCTACATCGGCCTCGGCTGGGTCGCGATCTTCGCCATGCCGGAGATCCTGCACGCGGGTGGCGTAGCGGTCGTCGTGCTGGTGATTGCCGGTGGCCTGCTCTACACGGTCGGTGCCGTGTTCTACGGACTGCGCAAGCCCAACCTGTGGCCCGGCATCTTCGGCTATCACGAGTTGTTCCACGCCTGCGTCACCCTCGCTGCCGCCTGTCACTACGTCGCCATCTTCCTGGTGCTCTACCCCGGCTGA
- a CDS encoding thioredoxin domain-containing protein, translating into MSGSRLALATSTYLRQHAGQPVDWWPWCDEAFAEAKRRDVPVLLSIGYASCHWCHVMARESFSDPAVAAQLNRDFVAIKVDREERPDVDAVYMTATQALTGSGGWPMTCFLTPDREPFYAGTYFPPEPAHRLPSFRQVLAGLTAAWTDDRSGVLQTAAKIRASLAEVGVGAAMSTGQVSGAGPLDGDELTLAAESLVGQMDQVNGGFPGAPKFPPSMVCEFLLRQYERTGDEPSLRSAGRTLEQMARGGIYDQLGGGFARYSVDSRWHVPHFEKMLDDNGLLLSVYAHHARLTGSTLSTDVVARTAEFLLSGLRTSTGAFAASLDADTAGVEGATYLWTRAHFDQVLGQEDGARAAAVFGLDRADHDEALAGAVLRLPADPVDGAWFDRIRTALLAARTIRPQPGRDDLIVLRSNGLAIRGLAEAGASAGRGDWIAAASDAARYLLAVHRVDGRWRRSSRDGVVGPGAAVLVDHADLAGALLALYQADGDQRWLDEASAVLDLVVARFVAPDGGFNDTADDAETLFLRPRDPGDGAAPSGASSIADALVTAGALTGRTDYTRIAERAMASVSTLMLRVPRSAGWHLAVAEALVAGPLQIAVAGHPGPARDELVALVRAHAPGGAVVVAGEPDSSALLADRHLLDGRPAVYVCRGFVCDRPVTSAAEVLALLSRPR; encoded by the coding sequence TTGAGCGGGTCCCGCCTGGCCCTGGCCACATCCACCTACCTCCGGCAGCACGCCGGTCAGCCGGTCGACTGGTGGCCCTGGTGCGACGAGGCCTTCGCCGAGGCGAAGCGGCGCGACGTGCCGGTCCTGTTGTCGATCGGGTACGCGTCGTGCCACTGGTGTCACGTGATGGCGCGCGAATCCTTCTCCGATCCCGCAGTCGCCGCCCAGCTGAACCGCGACTTCGTGGCGATCAAGGTGGACCGGGAGGAACGCCCGGACGTCGACGCGGTCTACATGACGGCCACCCAGGCGCTCACCGGGTCCGGCGGCTGGCCGATGACCTGCTTCCTCACGCCGGACCGGGAGCCCTTCTATGCGGGAACGTACTTCCCGCCGGAGCCGGCGCACCGGTTGCCGTCCTTCCGGCAGGTGCTGGCCGGGCTCACCGCGGCCTGGACGGACGACCGGTCCGGAGTCCTGCAAACGGCGGCGAAGATCCGGGCCTCACTGGCCGAGGTGGGGGTGGGCGCGGCGATGTCCACCGGGCAGGTGTCCGGGGCCGGGCCGCTGGACGGCGATGAGCTCACCCTGGCCGCCGAATCGCTGGTCGGACAGATGGACCAGGTCAACGGCGGGTTCCCGGGGGCGCCCAAGTTCCCGCCGTCGATGGTCTGCGAGTTCCTGCTGCGGCAGTACGAGCGGACCGGGGACGAACCGTCCCTGCGCAGCGCCGGTCGCACCCTGGAACAGATGGCCAGGGGCGGCATCTACGACCAGCTGGGCGGCGGCTTCGCCCGGTACAGCGTCGACTCCCGCTGGCACGTACCGCATTTCGAGAAGATGCTGGACGACAACGGGTTGCTTCTTTCGGTCTATGCCCACCACGCCCGGCTGACCGGCTCGACGCTCTCGACCGACGTCGTCGCGCGGACGGCCGAGTTCCTGCTCTCCGGTCTGCGGACCTCGACCGGTGCGTTCGCCGCTTCGCTCGACGCCGACACGGCCGGTGTCGAGGGCGCCACCTATCTGTGGACGCGGGCGCACTTCGACCAGGTGCTGGGCCAGGAGGACGGTGCCAGGGCCGCGGCCGTGTTCGGCCTCGACCGTGCGGATCACGACGAGGCCCTGGCCGGTGCCGTCCTCCGGTTGCCGGCCGATCCGGTGGACGGCGCGTGGTTCGACCGGATCCGGACGGCCCTGCTGGCGGCTCGGACGATCCGCCCGCAGCCCGGTCGGGACGACCTGATCGTGCTGCGCAGCAACGGCCTGGCCATCCGCGGCCTGGCCGAAGCCGGCGCTTCGGCCGGACGCGGGGACTGGATCGCCGCGGCGTCCGATGCGGCCCGGTACCTGCTGGCGGTGCATCGAGTCGACGGCCGGTGGCGTCGTTCGTCCCGCGACGGCGTGGTCGGCCCCGGGGCCGCTGTCCTGGTCGATCACGCGGACCTGGCCGGCGCGTTGCTGGCCCTGTACCAGGCCGACGGCGATCAACGGTGGCTGGACGAGGCATCGGCGGTGTTGGATCTGGTGGTGGCCCGGTTCGTCGCCCCGGACGGCGGATTCAACGACACCGCCGACGACGCGGAAACGTTGTTCCTGCGTCCGCGGGATCCGGGTGACGGGGCCGCCCCGTCCGGCGCCTCGTCCATCGCCGACGCACTCGTCACCGCCGGGGCACTGACCGGCCGGACCGACTACACGCGGATCGCCGAGCGCGCGATGGCTTCTGTCTCCACACTGATGCTGCGAGTGCCCCGGTCGGCCGGATGGCACCTGGCGGTCGCCGAAGCGCTGGTCGCCGGGCCGCTCCAGATCGCGGTGGCCGGCCACCCTGGTCCGGCCCGCGACGAGTTGGTCGCCCTGGTGCGCGCCCACGCGCCGGGCGGCGCAGTGGTCGTGGCCGGAGAGCCGGACTCCTCCGCTCTCCTGGCTGATCGCCACCTCCTCGACGGTCGTCCGGCCGTGTACGTGTGCCGCGGCTTTGTCTGCGACCGGCCCGTGACATCGGCGGCGGAGGTCCTCGCCCTGCTGTCTCGGCCTCGCTGA
- the mca gene encoding mycothiol conjugate amidase Mca: MSEGLMDTRDSIVDAARARAAAAAAAPLRLMAVHAHPDDESSKGAASLAKYAHDGVGVMVVSCTGGERGDILNPKFADTDVDIPALRIAEMARAAEILGVAHTWLGFEDSGYHEGDPETWNLPAGSFGALDPAIEIEALVRVVREFRPHVMTTYDENGGYPHPDHIRCHVVSMAAFEAAGDPDAYPGTGDPWQPLKLYYNVGFSRQRMLAINEAVREKTGEGPFDEWIKRFNDNPRPDPGIRTTTKVEVAGFFQQRDDALKAHETQIDPNAHWFAVPHDIEASVWTTDDYELARSLVDTQVPEDDLFAGVRDRVES; encoded by the coding sequence GTGAGCGAGGGCCTGATGGACACCCGGGATTCGATCGTCGACGCTGCACGGGCCAGAGCGGCGGCCGCCGCAGCGGCACCGCTTCGCCTGATGGCGGTACACGCCCACCCGGACGACGAGTCGAGCAAAGGCGCCGCCAGCCTGGCCAAGTACGCCCACGACGGCGTCGGCGTGATGGTCGTGTCCTGCACCGGCGGCGAGCGCGGAGACATCCTCAATCCGAAGTTCGCCGACACCGACGTCGACATCCCGGCCCTGCGGATCGCCGAGATGGCAAGGGCGGCCGAGATTCTCGGTGTCGCCCACACCTGGCTCGGCTTCGAGGACTCGGGCTACCACGAGGGAGACCCCGAGACCTGGAACCTGCCCGCGGGTTCGTTCGGCGCCCTGGATCCGGCGATCGAGATCGAGGCGCTGGTCCGTGTGGTGCGGGAATTCCGGCCCCACGTCATGACGACCTACGACGAGAACGGCGGCTATCCGCACCCCGACCACATCCGCTGCCACGTGGTGTCGATGGCGGCGTTCGAGGCCGCCGGTGACCCGGATGCCTACCCGGGAACCGGCGACCCTTGGCAGCCGCTGAAGCTGTACTACAACGTCGGGTTCTCCCGTCAACGCATGCTGGCCATCAACGAGGCCGTCCGGGAGAAGACCGGTGAAGGGCCCTTCGACGAGTGGATCAAGCGGTTCAACGACAACCCCCGTCCGGATCCCGGCATCCGGACCACCACCAAGGTCGAGGTGGCCGGATTCTTCCAGCAGCGGGACGACGCGCTCAAGGCACATGAGACGCAGATCGACCCGAATGCCCACTGGTTCGCCGTTCCGCACGACATCGAGGCGTCGGTGTGGACGACGGACGACTACGAGCTGGCCCGATCGCTGGTCGACACGCAAGTGCCGGAGGACGATCTCTTCGCCGGCGTTCGGGACCGGGTGGAGTCATGA
- the greA gene encoding transcription elongation factor GreA yields the protein MTGTVATWLTQEAHDRLKHELDELVLQRPVIAAEINARREEGDLKENGGYHAARDEQAKMEDRIRKLQELLRDAQVGVRPADDGTVEPGMVVTIAYDGDDSDQETFLLGSREEGTHGSLQVYSPQSPLGAAIRGASKGEFREYALPNGTIQKVKIVDATPYAG from the coding sequence ATGACCGGAACAGTCGCAACCTGGCTGACCCAGGAGGCGCACGACCGTCTCAAGCACGAGCTCGACGAGCTGGTACTGCAGCGACCGGTCATCGCCGCGGAGATCAACGCCCGTCGCGAGGAGGGTGACCTCAAGGAGAACGGTGGTTACCACGCGGCCCGCGACGAGCAGGCCAAGATGGAAGACCGGATCCGCAAGCTCCAGGAACTGCTGCGTGACGCCCAGGTCGGCGTCCGCCCGGCCGACGACGGCACGGTCGAGCCCGGCATGGTGGTCACCATCGCCTACGACGGGGACGACAGCGACCAGGAGACATTCCTGCTCGGTTCCCGCGAGGAGGGCACCCACGGATCGCTGCAGGTCTACTCGCCGCAGTCCCCGCTCGGCGCGGCCATCCGTGGCGCATCGAAGGGCGAATTCCGCGAGTACGCGCTGCCCAACGGCACGATCCAGAAGGTCAAGATCGTCGACGCGACCCCGTACGCGGGCTGA